Within Thermomicrobiales bacterium, the genomic segment AAAATCTAGAATTGCCCACGCAGGAGTCCCCTCGTATGCGAGGCCGGACCCGCGGTGAATCGCGACAGGGAGCAAGGCGTGGCATTACGGCTGGCAATCAATGGGCTTGGACGGATTTCGTCCCAGTTCCTTCGGGTCGTCGATCGAGGCGGCTTTTCTGATCTTTTCGAAGTTGTGGCAATCCACGATGAGGCTGGTCCCGACGGGATCGCGCGCGCCCTGCGGCACGATGCGGTCTACGGGCCGTTTCCACGCGAGTTCTCGGTCGAAGACGAAACACTGACCATTGGCGATCAGTCGATTGCGCTCTCCGCGCAGGCGGAGGCAAGAAACTCGACCTGGGGCAAGATGGATATTCCCCTGGTCATCGTCGATGGCTCGGCCGCGCGGGATGCCTCTGCGCTCGATCAGCATCTGAAGAAGGGCGCCAAGAAGGTCATTCTGCCATCGGCGTCGACGTTGGCCAACGTCAACATCGGGATCGGTGTCAATGAGGAGAGCTACGACGCCGAGGCGCATGAGATCGTCGCTTCGGCCGCGGGAGCGCTCGGCGCGATCGGCATGTTTTTTCAACTCGTCGATGGTGCAGCCAAGGTGCGGGTTGCCAATGCCACGGTGCTCTCGCCAGCAGGCTTTGGCCGCCCGTTGCTCGACAGCCCAGCGGCAAGAGGAAGCGCCGGATCGCTGGCGCCAATCAATGACGAGTACCCTCCGGTGCTCGAGCAGCTGGTCGGCAAGCTCCACAATCGGCTGAGTGTGAACACGTTCGAGACTCCAGCATTGGGAGTCGGGGCGATTTCGTTTGGGGTTTGGCTGGAACAGCGGGTGACGCACGAATCACTGCGTGAGCTGGTGACGAACGCCTCGCAAGGCGAGGACCTGATCGGATTGATCGGCTCGCTCGACGGAGTGACCGCATCGTCGGACATCTTGCGGGACTCCCGCTCGCTGGTCATCGATTGGAGCGAGTCCCGGTTGCTCTACGACACGTTCGTCACCCTCAAAGGTTGGTACGACGCGGAGTGGGGCGCTGCGTGCCGCCTGGCCGATCTGCTCGCACTGATCTGCGAAGAGGGTGTCCCCGGCACCGCCTGATTCCAGCTTTCGATTTCTGGAGACGTGCATATGGCAATGCGAACCCTGGAAGGCGTCGACGTATCTGGCAAGCGCGTGGTGGTGCGTGTCGATTTCAACGTTCCACTGGACGGAGGCGTGATTCAGGACGATACGCGGATCCGTGCGGCGTTGCCGACGATCGAGTGGCTGCTCGATGGTGGCGCAGCGGTCGTCCTCGTTTCTCATCTTGGGCGTCCCAAGGGCAAGGTCGATGCTGCGTATTCGCTCCGCCCTGTGGCGGATCGGCTGTCGGAGCTGCTCAGACGCCCGGTGCAGTTGGCGGACGACGTGGTCGACGAAGATGCCAGGAGCCGGGTTGCGCAACTACGACCGGGCGATGTGCTGCTGCTCGAAAACGTTCGTTTCGAAGCGGGCGAAGAGAAGAACGACGATGCTCTGGCGCGCAAGCTTGCGGCGTTCGGCGATCTCTATGTGAACGACGCCTTTGGGGCCGCGCACCGGGCTCATGCCTCCACCGCAGGCATTGCCCAGCATCTTCCCGCCCACGCTGGCTACCTGATGGCGGCTGAGGTCGAGGCCCTGGGCGCGCTCATGGACGACCCCGCTCGTCCGTTCGTTGCGATCCTTGGCGGCGCCAAGGTATCTGACAAGATCGGGGTGATCGAGAATTTGCTGTCACGCGTGGACGCGGTTTTGCTCGGCGGCGGAATGGCGAACACCTTCCTGCTTGCGGAAGGCAAGGCGGTCGGCGACTCTCTGGTCGAGGCAGACCTCGTCGACACTGCCTCCAGGATCATCGCGTCCGCGCGAGACAAAGGTGTCGACCTGTTGTTGCCGGTCGATGTCGTTGCCGCTCCGGGATTGGACGGTCAGGCCGCGATCATCGATGCCGATGGCATCCCGGACGGTTGGGCAGCATTCGATATCGGACCGCGGACAGAGAAAGACTTTTCGGATGTAATTGCGGGCGCCAGGACGGTGTTCTGGAACGGACCTATGGGCGTCTTCGAGAAACCCGTCTTCGCCCATGGCACGTTGGCCATTGCGAAGGCAGTGGCCGAGTCTGGAGCATTCACCGTCATCGGAGGGGGAGATTCCGTGTCGGCCATCGAGCAATCGGGGTTGGCTGGCAAGATCTCTCACATTTCCACTGGTGGCGGCGCATCGCTCGAATTCATCGAGGGGCGGGAGCTCCCCGGAATTGCCGCGCTGGAGGACGAGACAAGATGAGCGCGCGCGTTCCACTGATCGCTGGCAACTGGAAGATGAATCTCGAGGAGTGGGCGGCGGTCGAGTTGGCGGGTTCGATTGCGGACGGATTGCCAAACGGACGAGCCGACGTGGTCGTTTGCCCACCATTTCCGTGGCTCACACCAGTTTCTGCCGTGCTGGAGGGAAGTCGTGTCGCACTCGGCGCTCAGGACTGCAGTGACGAACCGTCCGGCGCCTACACGGGGCAGGTCTCGGCAACCATGCTCAACGGACTGTGCCGCTTCGTTATCGTCGGACACTCGGAGCGCCGGCGCGACTGCTGCGAATCGGATGAATTGGTCGGGCGCAAGGCGAACGCGGCACTCAGCGCCGGGATGACACCGATAGCCTGTGTGGGCGAGTCGCTCGATGTGCGCGATGCTGGAAATGCCATCGCCTGGGTGGAAGCGCAAGTGGATGCCATTCTGGCGGCCATACCGGGAGACGCTATTGGCCGGATCGTGATTGCCTACGAGCCGATCTGGGCAATTGGCACCGGGCGATCCGCATCACCGGACGACGCTGAGGAGGTGTCTTCGGCGATCCGCGCACGGATTGCTGAGGCGGACCCAGCTGCTGCCGAGACGGTCCGCATTCTCTATGGAGGAAGCGCCAATGCCGCCAATGCGGCTTCTTACTTGGACACCCCGAACATCGACGGTCTCCTGGTCGGAGGCGCGAGCCTCAAGACCGACTCGTTTCTCGAGATCGTTGCTGCGGCCGGTTGAGCTTGCGTGAACGTGGGTGGTCTGGTAGCGTTCACGAGTTAGGAATTCGTTTGGTGCGCGTCAGGTAAAGCCGAAACATGGAAACAGCGCTCTATATCGTCATGATCATCCTTTCGGTGATTCTGCTGGGACTCGTCCTGTTGCAAGGCAAGTCGAACTCCTTTGGAGGAAGCCTGACCGGCGGCAGCGATTCGATTTACCGAACGCGACGGGGATTCGACCGGACGGTCTTCAACGCAACCATCATCGTTGCCATCATCTGGGCGGTCTTTGCGGCGATTTCCAGCATCGTCCAGTAGAAGCGAACCAATCAGCCACGGGCGGTTTCGACCGCCCGTTTTTGCTGTCCCGGAACCGGGAATACACTGGGCGAGTATGATGGTCGCGTTGCGCAACGGCGCACGTCTTGACAGGGAGGGGTAGGGTGTCGATTCTGCGCGGCGCGCGCATATTGCTCGGCATCACTGGCGGCGTGGCTGCGTACAAGGCCGTCGATTTGGCAAGCAAGCTGGTTCAGGGCGGTGCGCAGGTCGATGCTGTCTTGACCGAGTCTGCACGCGAGTTCATCGGACCGGCCAGCCTGAACGCCATCACTCGTCGACCTGTGCATGGGTCGGTCTTCGAACCATGGACCGCCGACTACGCCGGGCACTTGACCCTCGGTGAAGAGACCGACTTGATTGTGATCGCCCCGGCGACTGCGAATGCGCTGGCCACGCTGGCGCACGGTCTCGCGCCAGACATGCTCTATTCCGCCGTTCTCACGTCACGCGCTCCGGTGCTCGTTGCTCCCGCGATGGAAGATTCCATGTATCGGCATCCAGCAACGCAGCAGAATCTCGAAGTTCTGCGCCAGCGAGGTGTGACGCTGGTGGGCCCTGAGAGCGGCCGGCTGGCATCAGGAGAGTATGGCGTTGGCCGCATGTCCGAGCCCGCGACGCTGGTTGGCGCGGCACGGATGGCGCTCGGCCGCGACGGTGTGTTGGCTGGAAAGCGCATCGTTGTGACCGCTGGAGGCACTCGCGAAGCCCTCGATCCGGTGCGTTATCTTGGGAACCGCTCCTCGGGGCTGATGGGGTACGCGGTTGCACAAGCTGCGATCGATGCTGGAGCAGCGGTCATATTGATCAGTGGCCCAACGAGCTTGCCGACGCCCTATGGCGCCATGCGCATCGACGTGCAAACCGCAGTGGAGATGAAGAACGCGGTCTCGGATGCGGTCAAGGGGGCCCAGGCTATCGTCATGTCTGCTGCCGTTGCTGACTACCGCCCAAAGGACGTTCGATCGGAAAAGATCAAGAAGTCAGAGTTGGGATCGACCCTGGCGCTCGAACTCGTGGCGAACCCTGACATCATTGCGGGTATCGACGAGCCGGGACTGCTCAAGATCGGGTTTGCCGCCGAAACGTCGAATCTCGTCGAACATGCGCGCAAGAAGTTGCGTGACAAACGGCTCGACCTCGTGGTGGCAAACGACGCCGAGCAGGCGATCGGGAGTCGCGACAATCAGGTAACCCTGGTGTGGCCTGATGGAACAGTCGAAGCGTTGCCTTTGCTGCCGAAGGATGATGTCGCCGCGCTGCTGATCGATCGAGTTAGTGGACTCCTGAAGGACTGACATGGTTCGGCGCATTTCTCGCAATCAACAGGCAGGTTCG encodes:
- a CDS encoding glyceraldehyde 3-phosphate dehydrogenase NAD-binding domain-containing protein encodes the protein MALRLAINGLGRISSQFLRVVDRGGFSDLFEVVAIHDEAGPDGIARALRHDAVYGPFPREFSVEDETLTIGDQSIALSAQAEARNSTWGKMDIPLVIVDGSAARDASALDQHLKKGAKKVILPSASTLANVNIGIGVNEESYDAEAHEIVASAAGALGAIGMFFQLVDGAAKVRVANATVLSPAGFGRPLLDSPAARGSAGSLAPINDEYPPVLEQLVGKLHNRLSVNTFETPALGVGAISFGVWLEQRVTHESLRELVTNASQGEDLIGLIGSLDGVTASSDILRDSRSLVIDWSESRLLYDTFVTLKGWYDAEWGAACRLADLLALICEEGVPGTA
- a CDS encoding phosphoglycerate kinase, which produces MAMRTLEGVDVSGKRVVVRVDFNVPLDGGVIQDDTRIRAALPTIEWLLDGGAAVVLVSHLGRPKGKVDAAYSLRPVADRLSELLRRPVQLADDVVDEDARSRVAQLRPGDVLLLENVRFEAGEEKNDDALARKLAAFGDLYVNDAFGAAHRAHASTAGIAQHLPAHAGYLMAAEVEALGALMDDPARPFVAILGGAKVSDKIGVIENLLSRVDAVLLGGGMANTFLLAEGKAVGDSLVEADLVDTASRIIASARDKGVDLLLPVDVVAAPGLDGQAAIIDADGIPDGWAAFDIGPRTEKDFSDVIAGARTVFWNGPMGVFEKPVFAHGTLAIAKAVAESGAFTVIGGGDSVSAIEQSGLAGKISHISTGGGASLEFIEGRELPGIAALEDETR
- the tpiA gene encoding triose-phosphate isomerase, with the protein product MSARVPLIAGNWKMNLEEWAAVELAGSIADGLPNGRADVVVCPPFPWLTPVSAVLEGSRVALGAQDCSDEPSGAYTGQVSATMLNGLCRFVIVGHSERRRDCCESDELVGRKANAALSAGMTPIACVGESLDVRDAGNAIAWVEAQVDAILAAIPGDAIGRIVIAYEPIWAIGTGRSASPDDAEEVSSAIRARIAEADPAAAETVRILYGGSANAANAASYLDTPNIDGLLVGGASLKTDSFLEIVAAAG
- the secG gene encoding preprotein translocase subunit SecG; translation: METALYIVMIILSVILLGLVLLQGKSNSFGGSLTGGSDSIYRTRRGFDRTVFNATIIVAIIWAVFAAISSIVQ
- the coaBC gene encoding bifunctional phosphopantothenoylcysteine decarboxylase/phosphopantothenate--cysteine ligase CoaBC, whose translation is MSILRGARILLGITGGVAAYKAVDLASKLVQGGAQVDAVLTESAREFIGPASLNAITRRPVHGSVFEPWTADYAGHLTLGEETDLIVIAPATANALATLAHGLAPDMLYSAVLTSRAPVLVAPAMEDSMYRHPATQQNLEVLRQRGVTLVGPESGRLASGEYGVGRMSEPATLVGAARMALGRDGVLAGKRIVVTAGGTREALDPVRYLGNRSSGLMGYAVAQAAIDAGAAVILISGPTSLPTPYGAMRIDVQTAVEMKNAVSDAVKGAQAIVMSAAVADYRPKDVRSEKIKKSELGSTLALELVANPDIIAGIDEPGLLKIGFAAETSNLVEHARKKLRDKRLDLVVANDAEQAIGSRDNQVTLVWPDGTVEALPLLPKDDVAALLIDRVSGLLKD